The region CGCGCTGTTCCGGTCGATGCTGGGCCACTTGCTCGCCAGCGCGGCGAGGGTGGTGGGCCCGAAGGAGTCGGACAGCGCCGTGATGCCCAACTCGTACTGCAGGCACCGGGTCAGCGCGTACATGGTGGACCAGCCGGTCCGGCCGTCCTCCGGCACCTTGGAGATGCCGGGCACCGTGCCGTAGGTGGTGTTGATGAATCGTTGGGCCTGGCGCACCAGCTCGTCTGCCAACGGGGCTCCTCGGGTCGTGAAAGCATCGGTTCGTGAACGTCTGCCGTCCGGCCTGACGGCCCGCAGTCGGCTGCGGGTTCGGAGCACCATGCCTCAGTTGATGATTTTTCAGATCCTCTACTTTAGGTAAAGCAATTGTCAAGCTTTGACCAAGTCGCTGGGGCGGGGTGGGGGTGTCAGTGGTCGGCCAGGTCGAAGGCCGCGCTGGCGATCTTGTACTGGGCGGCGAACGAGGCCCCGTCGCGGCTGGTCGGGGTGAGCGAGTTCGGCCCACGGCCAGGGGCTCTGCTCGGTGACGTCGGTCTCGCAGCCGACGCGTACCGGCGTGCCTGGGCACCCCGAAAACGGGGCAAAAAATCGTGCCAAACCGGCAAAAAACGGACATAAACACGGGCTGGCTAGTGACGGTGCTCACGTGCGCCGGAAGCCCACTACTCTTCCTAGTAGCCCATTTCCGTGCCGCTGCCGGGTTTATCCCGGAGCTGCTCGCCGTCGAGGCCGCCGAATCCCCCGATCGCCGGGCCGATCGGCATCCGTGCAGGTCAGCGCGGTGATCCGGGGCGATAAGACGCAGCCGATCGTGGTGTTTGAACCCCTGGAGTGCGGGTATCGCGGGCGGGCGGTCGCCTGCCGGGGGTGTCGGGGACTACGACGGACCGTCGTATCGGCACCCCTTGGAGCCAGCCACCGACCCCGCTAACAATGGCTACGTCGCCAGCTGCGGCGGAGGTCAACTCCACTGCCGCAACTCCCGCTCGGCGGTCTTCCCCACACGAGACCGCCCCGGCGCTGAACCCCGACCGTCAGGCCCTGCCAGGCCGGCGGACCCCCCCCAGGGGCCAGGTGCCTAAGTGATTGAGGACGTACTCCAATGCCCGCGATCTCCACCTGTATGCGCAACTCCGCCGCCCTGCTCGCCTCCGCCGCCGGCATCGTCGCGATCGGCGCCGCCATCGCCCCGAGCGCCGCCTCGGCCGACACCCCGCAGGCCATCGCCGCGAGCATCGTCCCCGCCGACCAGCTGGCCTCCTTCGACCAGATCGTCTCCCACGAGAGCGGCTGGAACGTCACCGCCACCAACCCCTCCTCGGGCGCCTACGGCCTGGGCCAGGCCCTGCCGGGCAACAAGATGGCCTCCGCCGGCGCCGACTGGCAGACCAACGCCACCACCCAGATCAAGTGGACCTACGACTACATGAACAGCCGCTACGGCAGCCCCAACCAGGCCTGGGCCTACTGGCAGGTCCACCACAACTACTGATCGACCCGGTCGCTCACTGACCTGCCGCAAGGCTGATATCGAAGGGGCCCGACGCACGAATTCGTGCGCCGGGCCCCTTCGGCATTGGCGTACGGCCGACTACCAGCGCAACAGCCCGCCGCTGGCGGCCAGGCGGTCCAGGACCTCCCGCGTGGCCGGGCTGGCACGCGGGTGGTCACCGTGCGTGAGGTAGGCGATCTCCGCGATCTCCCCGCACGCGGCCGGTTCGCCCGCGTGGTCGGCGGTGAAGCAGTACGTGCGGACCACCGTGCCGGCCGGTTTGTTGTCGGCGGGCGCCTGGACGATCAGCACCGGTGTGATGGCGGTGGCATCGAGGGTGATGCCGAGTTCTTCGCCGATCTCGCGGACCAGCGCCTGCTCGTGGGTCTCGCCGGACTCGGGCTTGCCACCGGGCAGGTAGAACAGGTCGCGGCCGTGGGTGCGGGTGGCGAGGAGTCGACCCGCGTCCAGGTGGATCCAGGCCACCTTCTCGATCGTCTCGGCCATCGGTCAGCCGGCGGTGGGGGCGCCGGTCACGCGGCGCTCGCCGCCGTTGCGCTCCTGCCAGAACTCGTACACCTCGAC is a window of Kitasatospora kifunensis DNA encoding:
- a CDS encoding NUDIX hydrolase is translated as MAETIEKVAWIHLDAGRLLATRTHGRDLFYLPGGKPESGETHEQALVREIGEELGITLDATAITPVLIVQAPADNKPAGTVVRTYCFTADHAGEPAACGEIAEIAYLTHGDHPRASPATREVLDRLAASGGLLRW
- a CDS encoding aggregation-promoting factor C-terminal-like domain-containing protein, with amino-acid sequence MPAISTCMRNSAALLASAAGIVAIGAAIAPSAASADTPQAIAASIVPADQLASFDQIVSHESGWNVTATNPSSGAYGLGQALPGNKMASAGADWQTNATTQIKWTYDYMNSRYGSPNQAWAYWQVHHNY